The genomic stretch GAGGCTATGTTGCAGAAAACAGGGTGGTGACCATGAAGATGCGCAATTTTGTCTGGATCGTCGTTTTGGCAGTTGCGGCAGTCGCACTTGCCAGTGAAGGATTGCAGAGCCAAAGCGATGGGGAATGTACCCTTGCGCTCGTTCGTGCCGACCGCACTGCCGATGGTCGTATGCTCATCTGGAAGAACCGCGATGTCTCGAATCGCAACCAAGTTGCCCGCATTTTGGATGGTCCTAACTACCGGTTTGTCGGCATCGGTTACGGCAATACTCCCAATGAAGTTTGGGGCGGCGTTAATACCGTTGGATTTGCTGTAGCAAACTCGAATGCGTGGAATCTACAGCCTCTGGTTGATCCTGCCGACGATGGAACCATTCAAACCCGTGCCCTTGGCACTTGCTATAACCTCGCCCAATTTCGTGTCATTTTAGATGAGACCGATACCTTAAACGGCGGTCGTACCAATCCTTCCTGTTTCTTAGCATTCGATTCCACCGGAGCGATGTCGGTATTTGAAGCGGATCGCAACGCTTGGTGGGAGTATCCCCTCACGGCACAAGACCCCAACGGTTACTTAGTACGGGCGAACTATGCTTATGGCGCCGACACTTTGAATAATCCGTTGGGCTTCTATCGTAACGACCGCGCCCGCCGATTCTACGCGCGCGCGCTTGCGGCAGCGCCAATCGGACTCGATTCGGTGTTCCGGATTATGCGCGATATCGCGCCTGATGGTTGGTCGTCTGATGTGTTTCCGATCCCCCTCGATGGGTATATCGGTTCGCACGTCTATGCTTATTCATCGATGTACGGTTCGATCTGCCGCCGCAACACTGCTTCCGGGATGGTTATCCAAGGTGGTAAACGAACGGCGCAAGGGTGGTCGATGCCGGTCGTTTGGTTCTTTCTGGGAAATCCGGTTACTACCGTCGCTGTACCGGTTTGGCCGCACCAGACAACCCTGTCTGCCCGATTGACGGGAACTTCCTCTCCGATTTGCAGCGAAGCGAATGCGATGTATGACGCCATCGACGGCACCAGCCAAAGTATCGATACCCGATTTTTGGTTAATAATACCGGCGGCTGGATGCCGGAAATGTATGCGACCGAAGCGGAGATTCGCGCACAAGTTGCACCGCTTTTGGCGGGCGTCCCCACCGCACAACAATGCAACACCATTAGCGCGAGTATTGCCAATATGGTGTACAATACGATTTACGACTATCGCGCCCCCCGCACACCTGCCAATATCGGCGTGAGTTTGACTTCCGGTACACCGACCCTTACCTGGACGGCTGTGACCCGCGATTACCGCAACCGGACGTTGCCGACCGGTACTGTTGTCCGCTATCAAATCGAGTTTGCCAATCCAAGTTTAGCGAATCGCTCGGTTCGATTTAGTCCATTAGCGGTCGTACAATCCACCAGTTACCCAATTCCATCTTTTACGAACAATTATGTTTACCGGGTAAAAGCGATTTCGCATTACATGGATTGAAAAGAGTTCATTCCTATACAGTAAAAGTAACTGAAATAGGAGGCGAGCCGGGTCGTGTAAATCTTGGGGAAGTAGTATTGCGAAGATGAATCTTCATAGAGTACTAGTTATACCAGTATCCCTGTTTGTTGTGTTAAGTTGCACGCCACGAAGTAAGTGTGAAATTTTACTTGTTCCAGAACAGTACAATACTCTTACTTCGGCTGTACAAAACGCGACAAATGGGGATACTGTTTCTTTGGCGATAGGATTCTACTCTGACACACTAAGACCTACTCAATCCATCACAATCAAATCTCGCTTCGATGACTTCAACGATACGAATTACATCCATAACACTGTGTTTAATCATTCGTTTGAAACAGTGCTTATTCAATCTAATCGATGTGATGTATCGATCTTTGGAATGAGTATTGTAACACAAGGTGTACCGCACCCAAATAGGAAGATTATCGTTGGTGACTCCATGGTATTTCTGCTTTCAGACTGCAGGATTGAAGGAGCCTTTGCAACAACTGGATATTACATTCTTCTTTCAGGAAATTCGAGGCTACTGATTTCACGTTGTGTGTTTAGAGGCACTGTCGATTTTTCATCAACGCTAGTAAGAACACAACAAATTCAAGAGGTTCAAATTACCAATAGTACTTTTGTTGAGTATCCCCGAATTTCAGGCTCGTGGACAATGCAGTTAGATGCCGATTCAGTTAAATTAAGCAACTGTTATGCTAAACTACCCGGACGATTTGCAGCGATTACTGGAAGGCGTTGGTTTCAAATAGAAGACTCAGATTTTAATCAGCTTTGTGACAATGCCTTTTGGATGTTTGCCGGCACTGAGCGGGCAAGTGTAGTAAAAAACTGTCGCTTCGATTCATTAGTATCAAATACTTCAGGAAGTGGTTATCTGTTCAGCGTAAATAGTGCTCTAGATATGCAAGGAGTGGTGTTTGATCGTTGCTCCTTTTCAAATTGTCAAACACAGATTGTTGGTGAAACACGTGGTTTGATTGAAGGAGTGGCTCATCGATATACTGTTTTTAAAAATTGCATTTTCCAAAATAATATTATGGCTGGCAGTCCTTGGCTATTACTTCGGTCGCGCGGACAAATCGACTCTTGCCAATTCATAAACAATCAGATCAATGGATCATTTATCGGTTGGGTTGCACCAGACACAATGCGTCTCCAAAGTTGCGATTTCATTGGAAACCATTTTT from bacterium encodes the following:
- a CDS encoding T9SS type A sorting domain-containing protein, yielding MSIVTQGVPHPNRKIIVGDSMVFLLSDCRIEGAFATTGYYILLSGNSRLLISRCVFRGTVDFSSTLVRTQQIQEVQITNSTFVEYPRISGSWTMQLDADSVKLSNCYAKLPGRFAAITGRRWFQIEDSDFNQLCDNAFWMFAGTERASVVKNCRFDSLVSNTSGSGYLFSVNSALDMQGVVFDRCSFSNCQTQIVGETRGLIEGVAHRYTVFKNCIFQNNIMAGSPWLLLRSRGQIDSCQFINNQINGSFIGWVAPDTMRLQSCDFIGNHFSSFLQGNVIVMDAPNCFWGDTSGPQWRGNLNGLGLVLNDNVNPIPWHTTPVFPVNSMFPQEEIDRTHSKQINDVQCYPNPANGAFTIRYSIPPNVSGCSIRMYDNLGRIVLSKQIPSNLTGTQQIQFQNPKLASGVYYISFQSSFTRATSTKFVLLR